TCCCTGCTGGAGTGATGTTTAAACTTCTATCTAGCGAGACACCAACTTGACCTGTTTCAAGAACAGAAAAATGCTGTCCAGTTCCAGACCAGCCATTGGTTAAATGTGATGTACGCATACCTTCAAAATACTTGAATGGCTCTTAATTTTTGCTAGTAGTATAGTTTGGACTCCTAGTATGATGTACCTGTAGTGTAGTAATCTTGCGAGTCACGTCTTGTTTATCTAACCAATCTTTAAATTCACTTCTTTCTAGTAATAAAAAAGTTTCCTTGTTGTTTCATAATGATTTTCCTTTCTAAAAATACACTTAATCTACTAATGCTTGTGGATCAATTGTGGATTACCACTGGACAGCCTGTGGATCATTTGTGGAGTACTTTTGAAGAATCCGCTCCCCGCGCGGGTTTTCAAAAAAACTGTTTACAAACACAACATCTTGGGTTATTTTTATCTAACGACAACAATATATGGTAACGAAGGAGGTGGTATCCACTTAAGAAAACAAGTACAAGCAAGGTCTCATCGTCAAAGATGTCGAGTAAGGCATCATCAGTTTTACGTAGCAGTTCTTCTAGTAAAACAGCTAAGTCACTTGCTGGTTCTGTCTTAGCTCAATCACGTGCAGGTCGAAAGTGATTACTACGAAATATAGATAGGGAGGTGATATCATGGCAAAGACCGTAAAGATTCGTATCGGGGGTTCTAAAGCACAGCTTAAGAGCGACCTGAAAAAGTTCGAGAAAGAGGTGACACGGAATCTCGAAAAACAAATCCAACGCGAGGTAAATAAACTTAAGTAGTACAAGCCTTCATAACCTTCATTGTCTCCTCCTCCAGATGGCACGGGTAGCATTTGGGGGAGCCTTTCTAGACATCAAAAAAGCCACTTCGCAGGGAAGTGACTTGAATGTTGCGCTATTGACTTTTCAAAATATAAATCATACCATTATTCAATAAAACGTTATGTAATTGTTAGTTCATTAACCTTGAAGAACATGTTAATAAACGGCTTATTATTGCTTAAGTATTGAAATTCGTACTTGTTATAGAAGCCCACTGCATTAGGCAAAGACTCGACGCTGAGAAATATGCAACCTGATAGTCTAGCTATTTCAGTTACTATTTCTAATACAGAAAGAAGTAAATATTCACCAAAACCATTTTTTCTATAGCGGGAGTCGACTCCGAGATAATGGAGCTTTACGGCGGGATAAAATTTATAGGAAGGAACATATACTTTATGTTTTATTCGCTTGGATTTTCCTATTTGCATCATATCGTTATACAAAGTGAAGTACCCGACTAAATTCCCTTCTTCATTGAAGTATAGTCGGGTACTCGCTAGGTTAAGTAGATGAAGGTTTAAGGCTTCTTCTGTGAGAAATTTCCTAACTGTTACTTCATCATCACACTGAAACTGTTCAAGAAGACTTTGGTCGCCTTCCTGAATGTATCTAGATGTAAGCATGAAAATCCTACTTTCTCTTTTTCTTAAAATCCTCCATCATTTGGCGCATTTTGTCCATGCCAACACTTTCCGTTTTTTTCATCTGTGACGCATAATTTTCAAATTTCTGTGCTTCCCGATCATCTTTAAAAGTGGCCTTTGTCGGTCGAATTGGTTTGATTTGGGCTACACTCATTTTATCTTCCTCCTTGTTCTCAGTCATCGTACACACCTCCGTAAGTAATTAGTACTTAGTAAAAAGTGTATACCTGATTGAAAAACTTAATACCTCTAACAATTTGTTATCGCTGGGTATTTTATCTATATCTCTTATAATATATCATGTAGAAAATACAATGAAAACATCTGTGGATAAAACTGTGGATGGATCTGTGGATAACTAGAAAGTATCCACAGATTAATATGATTAATGCATGTTTTTTCTTTTATTTGGTAAAAAAGGTTATGCGCGAGAATAATTCACTAGAGACGATTATAAGTTTTTATAAAAAATATCTTAGAAGAAGCACTTATTTGTTATTGTTATTATTACTCTTCCTTACCCTCACCCTTAGCCTGTAGCTATATTTTTCTTCACCTGTTTTGGCAATGGAAGTTGAAGTCGCCCGTAATTATCAACCAAACTAAAAAACTCATTGCCAATATAGAAAAACGTACCGCCCACCATGAATCCCAAGCCACCAGTAAGCCCCAACAACATATCAACACGATAGAGTACATCTATTACACACATGAGAAACTTCTTGAATATACCCCAGAAAGTCTCAGCAGTTATTAGGACATGCAATCCATTGCTTAATCCCCTGTTCATAAGTTGCTACAACCAGCATTCCGTTTACTAATGAATACTTTTCAGCAACTAAATCAAATAAAAAAACCTTGCCCATTGCTGCAGGAACAGCGGACAAAGCTTCTATTTCTTCTTTGATTAATCCATCTTCAGGAAATATTTGGAGCACCTACTTTATCAAGTAAATAATATATCTGTCCGCTTGCTGTTGGCATAACAATAACATCGTCGCCAACATGTAAATTAACTCGTATATTCGTGAAGAATTTACCAAATTATCAGCATCAAATATAATATCTGTCCCAAGAGAAAGCTTGATATTGGGCATAATATTGATTACCTTTGCAACAGCAATTTCTTCTGGTGTTTTATTGTCTCTGTCTTTAAATAATTTTGCAAACTGCAAACTGCAATCCCCAATCTTCCAATTATCTCACCTTCCAAATTGTACAGTTACTTTATGTATTCCATTACTCTCACTATGAAGTGCTGTCTTGATTAAGTATCTTCCTATGATGCCTGTAATTGACTCATTAATTTCAATCAAGCGTCCCGCTTTAATAGCTTAACTGATAAACCACTCACTTATGCACATACCGGTATCTAATAAGCTTTTCGTTATAACGGAGTTGCGATAATCGTGGAAGCGTGAGATTCCGAATTGTCCTAAAACACGTTTTATATCATCTGTAGACAATGTTTTTTTAGTTTTGCGGATTATCTTTGAATTTTCAATCTTCTCACATGGATTCTTGACTATATCATGATCTATACAGTGAAGCCAGTTAAAGAATACTTTAATATTACGTACATAATTAGCCACCGTAACCGTAGAAACTTGCTTTTTATTGTCTGTACGATTCTGAGGAAAATTACTCATAGTGGAGTTCACTTCACTAACCACCGAATATTTACCACGTTCTTGGATGTATTTAATGTAATTTCTTATTTGACCTGATTAAACCTTCTGAACATCTTCAATCTGAAATTGGTCTTGTAGGTACACGCCAAACAATTTCAAGGTCTGTTCGTAGCTTCTCATAGTTTTTTTAGCTAAGTTACGAGAAGAGCAATAAAGCATAAAATTATCAATCTGAAATTCAAAATCAGTCATAAAAAAATCATTCCTCCATTGGATTATTTCGCACCCAATAAAGGAATGAATTTATACGTTACCCAAGAAAGTATTTATTGGTCTAAAACAGCCCAAAAAGATATTTATAGGCAAAATTGTTTTAGAGAGATTATCGTAAAAATCCCATAATCCCTTACCACTTACTGCCCCTAACCCTTTCAACTAACCTTATGCTCAATCCGCAGCTTATCAGCTACCATGGCAATAAATTCCGAGTTAGTAGGCTTAGATTTGGAGATATTAATGGTGTAGCCGAATAGATGGCTGATGGAATCAATGTTGCCACGGGTCCAAGCCACTTCAATCGCATGACGAATCGCGCGTTCTACGCGTGAAGGGGTGGTCTTGAATTTCTCTGCAATGGCTGGATAGAGCGTTTTCGTAATCGCACCAAGGATCTCGATATTGTTATATACCATGGTGATCGCTTCGCGCAGATACTGATAGCCTTTGATATGTGCTGGAACACCGATTTCATGGATAATCGAAGTAATGTTAGCATCAAGGTTCTTGCCCTTCGTAAGCGGCACTACATTCGATCTGGACGTCGACGAATAGTTGTACATGTTGGAGGATGAGCTCATGCTGCCTTGGACTCCGACAAGCTGACGTACACGATTTGCCAGGACCTCCATATCGAACGGTTTCAAAATATAATAGGATGCACCAAGCTGTACAGCTCTTTGAGTGATGTTCTCCTGACCAAAAGCGGTCAGCATGATGATCTTCGGTTGAGGATTCAGATCCATATCACGCAGACGTTCCAAGACTCCTAGACCGTCTAAATGTGGCATGATGATATCAAGAATAAGGACATCGGGAACTTTACGCGCTTCGCTAAGCATTTGAAGCACTTCTTCACCATTGTAGGCGATACCCGTTACGGTCATATCTTCTTGTTCAGAAATGTATTCGGAAAGCAAATTCGTAAATTCCCTGTTATCATCGGCCAACAACACTTCAATATTCTGCACTGGCTACTTCCTCCTTAATTATATCTGCTATTCGAAAATAACATTTTTTTCTTGTCTTATAACATTTTCGACATGGACATTGAATTCCCTTCTGTCGAAAATTATTTTTCTTTATTTTTTTTCTGGCATGGATTATAATTAAATATTTTATTTCAAAGTTCGATGATCTTCGTAATCCTTCGACAAAAAAATCTTAAGGCTAAACCGCCTTAAGATTTATTGGATACCTATTCTCCTGTAGGGTTACACCAGAGTCCTTAAGCATCCATTCGATAAAGCAACCGTAACCGGACTTAGGATCATTTACAAATACATGAGTGACTGCACCGATGAGCCGTCCATTCTGAACAATGGGGCTACCGCTCATCCCTTGAACGATACCGCCTGTCTTATCGATAAGTCGCGGATCTGTAATACGAATTACCATTCCCTTAGTCGCGGGCGTCTGCTGATGTGCCACATGAATGATCTCAACATTAAATCGCTCAACCTGCTGCCCATCTACAACCGTAAGAATCTCAGCAGGACCTTCCTTGACTTGATTGCTCATCGCCACAGGAATGGGTTCTTTATAAAGACTATGCTCGGGATTGCGGCTCATTTTGCCGAAGATGCCAAAGTCTGTGTTGCTCTCAACATTTCCAAGCACTTGGCTTTCTTTCAAAAAATGTGCTCGTTTCTCACCCGGATCGCCATCCTGGCTTTTAGATATCGAAGTTACACTGGACTGAACAATATGACCGCTGCCGACAACAATAGGTGTTCCTGTATTCATGTCCGTAATCACATGTCCCAAAGCTCCATATACACCTTGTTTTGGAGCATAAAAAGTTAACGTGCCGACACCCGCTGCAGAATCTCGAATGTACAGGCCTAATCTCCATACTTTGTCATTAATATCATACGCGGGTTTTAGCTTGGCTGTATGCTCTTTCCCAGCGCGTTTAAAGACAATGGTCAGAGGATTATTCGCTTTTCCGGCACGATCCACAAGCTTGGCCACCTTAGATAATTCGTCCAACTTCTCTCCATCAATGGAGATCATCAAATCACCTGGCACCAAACCGCTGATTTCTCCTGGGGAAACCTTAGATTTCTCGGATACTTCAATCAGATGATGTCCTACAACCAGAACACCTGCTGATTTCACTTTCACTCCGATCGTTTGACCTCCCGGGATCACCTTTAGTTCCGGTTTCATTCCTTGCGCAGTCACCTTCGCAGGTTCACCGTTCAGTGGTGCGGCAAAACTTTGGTGGGTTCCCGTTATGCCCGATAAACTAAGAAAGAAGGCAAATAAAAGGCCTGGCATTAACTTCCTGAGGTTAGGCTTCAATGGCTGTCACGCTCCCTTTTGCTTCTTTCGCTTGACGAAAAAGGTGGTCGCCAATTGCGTACCTATAAGATAACCTTGCCCCCAGGCTTTTATTACTGTCAATCATTGTTCCGCTTAGCTTGTTGCAGCCTTGCTGGCCTCAGCCAGATTAAGCATTTCCTGCGAGTGGTGCAATGTTTTTTCGGTAATTTCCACCCCACCCAGCATTCGGGCCAGCTCCATTACACGTCCATCATTCGAGAGCGATTCCACTTCAGTCATCGTTCTTCCATCCTCAACCTTTTTGCGGATTAAGTACTGATGGTCAGCCATACAAGCCACCTGAGGTAAGTGCGTAATGGAAAACACCTGACACGTAGAGGACAGCTTATACAGCTTAACTGCAATGGATTGAGCAGCTCGACCGCTCACACCGGTATCCACCTCATCAAAGATCAGAACTGGAATCGCATCATGGCGCGCAAAAATACTCTTCATTGCCAACATAATACGCGACAACTCACCACCCGAGGCAATTTTGCCAAGAGGTCTCAGCGGTTCGCCAGGGTTAGGGGAAATCATGAATTCCGCGCTGTCTATCCCTTGTCTTGTAAGGCGAATACGCCGATCATTGTATTCGACTCCACGTGGGTCCTCCAGCGTGTCCAATTTAACCTGCAGCGAGGTTCTTTCCATTTGAAGGTCTTTAAGCTCACCCTCCACTTGAGTAGCTAAATCAGCTGCACAAAGCTTCCGTGCTTCACTTAGTTCATTAGCTGCCTCCATCAGTACAGACAGTAGGGCATCGCGTTTAGTGGTGAGTTTCTCCAGATATTCGTCTTTATTCTCAAGCAAATCAGTCTCACGATGAATTTGTTCATAATAAGCCAGAATCTGTTCAACGCTCTCACCATATTTACGGCGAAGTCCGGTAATCAAATCGAGGCGATTCTCGATTTCTTCGAGTCGCTGTGGGTTGAACTCGATCTCTTCTCGGTAATCCCGAAGCTGAAATGCAGCATCCTCCAGCTGATAATAGGAGGACTGTAACTGCTCAAGCACGGATCTAAGACCCTTTTCATCGTAACGAACAGCGTCTTCAAGTCTGGAAATTACATTCCCTATGGATTCCAAGCCTTGTCTATCGTAGAGG
The window above is part of the Paenibacillus sp. FSL K6-0276 genome. Proteins encoded here:
- the recN gene encoding DNA repair protein RecN — encoded protein: MLETLSIRNLAVVEAVDVHFYPGFHVLTGETGAGKSIIIDALGLIAGGRGSADSIRYGCEKAEMEALFSLPSSHPVWDTLERLGIQAQREEHLIIRREITSQGKSTSRVNGQMVNLTMLREIGEQLVNIHGQHEHQNLLKAERHLGLLDTYGELIIGPLKAVYQEKYSAFAKVEKELRELQESSQKAYQMLDLYRFQLEEISSAGLKLGEDELLAEERVKLSHSEKMMDSVSGAYELLYDRQGLESIGNVISRLEDAVRYDEKGLRSVLEQLQSSYYQLEDAAFQLRDYREEIEFNPQRLEEIENRLDLITGLRRKYGESVEQILAYYEQIHRETDLLENKDEYLEKLTTKRDALLSVLMEAANELSEARKLCAADLATQVEGELKDLQMERTSLQVKLDTLEDPRGVEYNDRRIRLTRQGIDSAEFMISPNPGEPLRPLGKIASGGELSRIMLAMKSIFARHDAIPVLIFDEVDTGVSGRAAQSIAVKLYKLSSTCQVFSITHLPQVACMADHQYLIRKKVEDGRTMTEVESLSNDGRVMELARMLGGVEITEKTLHHSQEMLNLAEASKAATS
- a CDS encoding phage holin family protein, giving the protein MNRGLSNGLHVLITAETFWGIFKKFLMCVIDVLYRVDMLLGLTGGLGFMVGGTFFYIGNEFFSLVDNYGRLQLPLPKQVKKNIATG
- the spo0A gene encoding sporulation transcription factor Spo0A, with translation MQNIEVLLADDNREFTNLLSEYISEQEDMTVTGIAYNGEEVLQMLSEARKVPDVLILDIIMPHLDGLGVLERLRDMDLNPQPKIIMLTAFGQENITQRAVQLGASYYILKPFDMEVLANRVRQLVGVQGSMSSSSNMYNYSSTSRSNVVPLTKGKNLDANITSIIHEIGVPAHIKGYQYLREAITMVYNNIEILGAITKTLYPAIAEKFKTTPSRVERAIRHAIEVAWTRGNIDSISHLFGYTINISKSKPTNSEFIAMVADKLRIEHKVS
- the spoIVB gene encoding SpoIVB peptidase; the encoded protein is MKPNLRKLMPGLLFAFFLSLSGITGTHQSFAAPLNGEPAKVTAQGMKPELKVIPGGQTIGVKVKSAGVLVVGHHLIEVSEKSKVSPGEISGLVPGDLMISIDGEKLDELSKVAKLVDRAGKANNPLTIVFKRAGKEHTAKLKPAYDINDKVWRLGLYIRDSAAGVGTLTFYAPKQGVYGALGHVITDMNTGTPIVVGSGHIVQSSVTSISKSQDGDPGEKRAHFLKESQVLGNVESNTDFGIFGKMSRNPEHSLYKEPIPVAMSNQVKEGPAEILTVVDGQQVERFNVEIIHVAHQQTPATKGMVIRITDPRLIDKTGGIVQGMSGSPIVQNGRLIGAVTHVFVNDPKSGYGCFIEWMLKDSGVTLQENRYPINLKAV